In Neofelis nebulosa isolate mNeoNeb1 chromosome 10, mNeoNeb1.pri, whole genome shotgun sequence, one DNA window encodes the following:
- the LOC131488852 gene encoding olfactory receptor 5M8: MRRNLTSVNEFILLGLTSHLELQIVLFLLFLAIYTATVAGNLGMIVLIQVNARLHKPMYFFLSHLSFVDLCFSSNVTPKMLEIFLSEKKTISYPACLVQCYFFIALVHVEIYILAVMAFDRYMAICNPLLYGSKMSKSVCTSLITGPYVYGALTGLMETMWTYNLAFCGPNEINHFYCADPPLIKLACSDTSNKELSMSVVAGCNLSFSLLIILISYLYIFPAILRIRATEGRHKAFSTCGSHLIAVTVFYATLFFMYLRPPSKESVEQGKMVAVFYTTVIPMLNPMIYSLRNKDVKEALTKELIRKKRFS; the protein is encoded by the coding sequence ATGAGAAGAAATCTCACTTCAGTGAATGAGTTCATTCTTCTTGGACTGACCAGTCACCTGGAATTACAGATTGTCCTCTTCCTGCTGTTTCTGGCCATTTACACGGCCACTGTCGCAGGGAATCTTGGCATGATTGTACTCATCCAGGTCAATGCCCGGCTGCACAAACCCATGTACTTTTTTCTGAGCCACTTATCCTTTGTGGATCTGTGTTTCTCTTCCAATGTGACTCCAAAGATGCTGGAGATTTTCTTGTCAGAGAAGAAAACTATTTCTTACCCTGCATGTCTGGTGCAGTGTTACTTTTTTATTGCCTTGGTCCACGTGGAGATCTACATCCTGGCTGTGATGGCCTTTGATCGGTACATGGCCATCTGCAACCCTCTGCTTTATGGCAGCAAGATGTCCAAGAGTGTGTGCACATCCCTCATCACCGGGCCTTATGTGTATGGAGCGCTCACTGGCCTCATGGAAACCATGTGGACTTACAACCTAGCCTTCTGTGGCCCCAATGAAATTAACCACTTCTACTGTGCTGACCCACCACTGATTAAGCTGGCTTGTTCTGACACTTCCAACAAAGAGCTGTCCATGTCTGTTGTGGCTGGATGtaacctctccttttctctcctcatcATCCTGATTTCCTACCTTTATATTTTTCCCGCTATCCTGAGGATTCGTGCCACAGAAGGCAGGCACAAAGCTTTTTCCACCTGTGGCTCCCATCTGATAGCTGTCACCGTATTCTATGCAACTCTTTTCTTCATGTACCTTAGACCCCCTTCAAAGGAATCTGTGGAACAGGGAAAAATGGTTGCTGTATTTTATACAACGGTAATTCCCATGTTGAACCCCATGATTTATAGCCTTAGGAATAAAGACGTGAAAGAAGCATTAACCAAAGagttgataagaaaaaaaagattttcttaa